The following are encoded together in the Paludisphaera mucosa genome:
- a CDS encoding sigma 54-interacting transcriptional regulator translates to MATDRPRTLGELRRSGHRLESVKDEMRRNLVRKLQSGEPLFPDILGYEDTVVPQIQNAILSRHDILFLGLRGQAKTRMLRQLVHLLDDATPIVEGSEIHDHPYHPISAYARQLVAEKGDETPVAWIGPDQRYNEKLATPDVTIADLIGEVDMIKHAEGRYLSSEATMHYGLIPRTNRGIFCINELPDLAPKIQVGLFNVLEERDIQIRGYPIRLELDLCLVFSANPEDYTNRGRIVTPLKDRIGSVVRTHYPLTREIGMAVNDQNAWLDRADGEAEDGTELVVPAYVKEVVEEVSRLARSSPHVNQQSGVSVRMSIANLENVVSNAERRALLNREPAIVPRVGDLASALASSRGKLELTMNEEDGHEDKLIQRIFDEAVKNVFTLHFDAREFRPIVQYFESGQTVETGDMLPSKAILDRVAKAPGLRKRAEEAAAELAPHAKSPDAKLAAAASAAEFILEGLHVHNKLNKASKGGGTSYQR, encoded by the coding sequence ATGGCGACGGATCGGCCCCGGACGCTCGGCGAGCTGCGGCGGAGCGGGCATCGGCTGGAATCGGTCAAGGACGAGATGAGGCGCAACCTCGTCCGCAAGCTGCAGTCCGGCGAGCCCCTGTTCCCGGACATCCTGGGATATGAAGACACGGTCGTCCCCCAGATCCAGAACGCGATCCTCTCGCGGCACGACATACTCTTCCTGGGCCTGCGCGGCCAGGCGAAGACGCGGATGCTCCGCCAGCTCGTCCACCTGCTGGATGACGCGACGCCGATCGTCGAGGGCTCGGAGATCCACGACCACCCCTATCACCCGATCTCGGCCTACGCCCGCCAGCTCGTCGCCGAGAAGGGCGACGAAACGCCCGTGGCCTGGATCGGCCCCGACCAGCGGTACAACGAGAAGCTCGCCACGCCCGACGTCACCATCGCCGACCTGATCGGCGAGGTCGACATGATCAAGCACGCCGAGGGCCGCTACCTGTCGAGCGAGGCCACGATGCACTACGGCCTGATCCCGCGCACCAACCGCGGGATCTTCTGCATCAACGAGCTGCCCGACCTCGCCCCCAAGATCCAGGTCGGCCTGTTCAACGTTTTGGAAGAACGCGACATCCAGATCCGCGGCTACCCGATCCGGCTGGAGCTGGACCTCTGCCTGGTCTTCTCGGCCAACCCCGAGGACTACACCAACCGCGGCCGGATCGTCACCCCGCTGAAGGACCGCATCGGATCGGTCGTGCGGACGCACTACCCGCTGACGCGCGAGATCGGCATGGCGGTCAACGACCAGAACGCCTGGCTCGACCGGGCCGACGGCGAGGCCGAGGACGGCACCGAGCTGGTCGTGCCGGCCTACGTCAAGGAGGTCGTCGAGGAGGTCTCGCGGCTGGCCCGCAGCTCGCCGCACGTGAACCAGCAGTCGGGCGTCTCGGTCCGGATGTCGATCGCCAACCTGGAGAACGTCGTCTCCAACGCCGAGCGCCGGGCCCTCTTGAATCGCGAGCCGGCGATCGTCCCCCGGGTGGGCGACCTGGCCTCGGCCCTGGCCAGCTCGCGCGGCAAGCTGGAGCTGACGATGAACGAGGAGGACGGCCACGAGGACAAGCTGATCCAGCGGATCTTCGACGAGGCCGTCAAGAACGTCTTCACGCTCCACTTCGACGCCCGCGAGTTCCGGCCGATCGTGCAGTACTTCGAGTCGGGCCAGACCGTCGAGACCGGCGACATGCTGCCGTCGAAGGCGATCCTCGACCGCGTCGCCAAGGCCCCCGGCCTCCGCAAGCGCGCCGAGGAGGCCGCCGCCGAGCTGGCCCCCCACGCGAAGTCCCCCGACGCCAAGCTCGCCGCGGCCGCCAGCGCCGCCGAGTTCATCCTCGAAGGCCTGCACGTCCACAACAAGCTCAACAAGGCCTCCAAGGGGGGCGGGACGTCGTATCAGAGGTGA
- a CDS encoding VWA domain-containing protein — protein MANYEYSKWDGSQEFSPQSADKLFEQIAEYLMQYGEDVLRNLDDVDDDDLPEVVEMIQKDGLIERDEEGRWTVTPKGMRKIQDKSLHDLFLTFNRDALGRHETQQKGEGTVSLEDTRPYVFGDPLTNIDMHETLKNAYTRQGGGVPIRLTSDDYVVHETEYQSRCATVVLIDMSGSMGRYGKYYTTKKVAIALQGMVRSQYPQDSIQMIGFYTFANKMNERELLNSAPKPVSMYDSRIHLRFDMDQPKGRVPQHFTNIQAGLRLARSHLLRQGAGNKQIIVITDGEPTAHIEGREVVLIYPPAEKTAAHTLAEVRRCAAAGIRVSSYALIEDYFYLGLVNFVQEMARVSNGVAAYCSTEDLGKFVFESFLGGRHTRRYHA, from the coding sequence ATGGCGAACTACGAATACTCGAAGTGGGACGGCTCGCAGGAGTTCTCGCCGCAGTCGGCGGACAAGCTGTTCGAGCAGATCGCCGAGTACCTGATGCAGTACGGCGAGGACGTCCTGCGCAACCTCGACGACGTGGACGACGACGACCTGCCCGAGGTCGTCGAGATGATCCAGAAGGACGGCCTGATCGAGCGCGACGAGGAGGGCCGCTGGACCGTCACGCCCAAGGGGATGCGGAAGATCCAGGACAAGTCGCTCCACGACCTGTTCCTGACCTTCAACCGCGACGCCCTGGGCCGCCACGAGACCCAGCAGAAGGGCGAGGGGACGGTCTCGCTGGAAGACACCCGCCCCTACGTCTTCGGCGACCCGCTCACCAACATCGACATGCACGAGACCCTCAAGAACGCCTACACCCGCCAGGGGGGCGGCGTGCCGATCCGGCTCACCTCGGACGACTACGTCGTCCACGAGACCGAGTACCAGTCGCGCTGCGCGACCGTGGTGCTGATCGACATGAGCGGCTCGATGGGGCGATACGGCAAGTACTACACCACCAAGAAGGTCGCCATCGCGCTGCAGGGGATGGTGCGGTCCCAGTACCCGCAGGACTCGATCCAGATGATCGGGTTCTACACGTTCGCCAACAAGATGAACGAGCGCGAGCTGCTGAACTCGGCCCCCAAGCCGGTGAGCATGTACGACAGCCGCATCCACCTGCGGTTCGACATGGACCAGCCCAAGGGCCGCGTCCCCCAGCACTTCACGAACATCCAGGCGGGGCTCCGGCTGGCGCGCAGCCACCTGCTCCGCCAGGGTGCGGGGAACAAGCAGATCATCGTCATCACCGACGGCGAGCCCACGGCCCACATCGAGGGCCGCGAGGTCGTGTTGATCTACCCGCCGGCCGAGAAGACCGCGGCCCACACGCTGGCCGAGGTCCGCCGCTGCGCCGCGGCCGGCATCCGCGTCTCCAGCTACGCCCTGATCGAGGACTACTTCTACCTGGGCCTGGTCAACTTCGTGCAGGAGATGGCCCGCGTCTCCAACGGCGTCGCGGCCTACTGCTCGACCGAGGACCTCGGCAAGTTCGTCTTCGAGAGCTTCCTCGGCGGCCGCCACACCCGGCGCTACCACGCCTGA
- a CDS encoding ArnT family glycosyltransferase: MGPDAPTLAVDESSDPTPKRRPLPTWVESLALTAVCLALFLAGNARTGLWDRDEPRNAVAVREMRARGDWLFPTFNGEPRYHKPILSYWLMGAATAVAGEGPAGMRLHSALAGTGTCLLVWLLGRRMFGARAGFLAALMLAVSPIMVAESKMATTDATLTLWLTGCQLCLWELARRPSRRIAATFWILLALAMLTKGPVGPALLAATAVLAWWWGCPVALVWRRLEWRRGLLAFTLLSAPWYVLMLAATRGEFVEVAVKQQFVQRISTGMEEHGSIPGYYALMSTALFFPWSCLAPMALLAAWRRRKVDANLAYLMAWVVGPMILLECVRTKLIHYYLPAYPACALLAAWVIKSVDRQEVTLRRWPLGKLAQGMIAGIGVAAGVGMAASSVTAPAGVGLPLVACGLVLGLGTAAGLLQLHRGRAWRGAYGLAAAAGLMMLLVGGWLLPSAEPLRVSRVVGERMAALRAKTGLDPLLMNYQEPGVVYAYGSPIALTRDPAALRERLDRQGAMITAVTPEERPIFAEKFGVTFTTIEDVVGFNPAKGTSPTLHLVVVRKAGSPPSTALGTAGEQALVK, translated from the coding sequence ATGGGGCCGGACGCCCCCACTCTCGCCGTCGACGAATCCTCGGATCCGACCCCGAAACGCCGGCCGCTCCCCACCTGGGTCGAGTCGCTCGCGCTGACGGCCGTCTGCCTGGCCCTCTTCCTCGCGGGGAACGCGCGGACCGGCCTGTGGGACCGCGACGAACCCCGCAACGCGGTCGCCGTCCGCGAGATGCGGGCCCGCGGCGACTGGCTCTTCCCGACGTTCAACGGCGAGCCCCGCTACCACAAGCCGATCCTCAGCTACTGGCTGATGGGGGCCGCCACGGCGGTCGCGGGCGAGGGCCCCGCCGGCATGCGGCTGCACTCGGCGCTGGCGGGGACGGGGACGTGCCTGCTGGTCTGGCTGCTGGGCCGTCGGATGTTCGGCGCGCGGGCCGGCTTCCTGGCGGCGCTAATGCTGGCCGTCTCGCCGATCATGGTCGCCGAGTCCAAGATGGCGACGACCGACGCGACCCTCACGCTCTGGCTGACCGGCTGCCAGCTCTGCCTCTGGGAGCTGGCCCGGCGTCCTTCCCGGCGGATCGCCGCGACGTTCTGGATCCTGCTCGCGCTGGCGATGCTGACCAAGGGCCCGGTCGGCCCGGCGCTGCTGGCGGCGACGGCCGTCCTGGCCTGGTGGTGGGGCTGCCCCGTCGCCCTGGTCTGGCGGCGGCTGGAGTGGCGTCGCGGGCTGCTCGCCTTCACGCTCCTGAGCGCCCCGTGGTACGTGCTCATGCTCGCGGCCACCCGCGGCGAGTTCGTGGAGGTGGCCGTCAAGCAGCAGTTCGTCCAGCGGATCTCGACGGGGATGGAGGAGCACGGCTCGATCCCGGGGTACTACGCCCTGATGTCGACGGCCCTCTTCTTCCCGTGGTCGTGCCTGGCGCCGATGGCGCTGCTCGCGGCCTGGCGGCGGCGGAAGGTCGACGCGAACCTGGCCTACCTGATGGCCTGGGTCGTGGGGCCGATGATCCTGCTCGAATGCGTCCGGACGAAGCTGATCCACTACTACCTGCCCGCCTATCCCGCGTGCGCCCTGCTGGCCGCGTGGGTGATCAAGTCGGTCGATCGCCAGGAGGTGACGCTCCGGCGCTGGCCGCTGGGCAAGCTGGCGCAGGGGATGATCGCCGGCATCGGCGTGGCGGCCGGCGTGGGCATGGCGGCCTCGTCCGTGACCGCCCCGGCGGGCGTGGGCCTGCCGCTGGTCGCCTGCGGCCTGGTCCTCGGCCTGGGGACCGCCGCCGGGCTGCTGCAACTCCACCGCGGCCGGGCCTGGCGAGGCGCGTACGGGCTGGCCGCCGCCGCCGGCCTGATGATGCTCCTCGTCGGCGGCTGGCTTCTCCCCAGCGCCGAGCCCCTGCGGGTCTCACGCGTCGTCGGCGAGCGGATGGCCGCGCTCAGGGCGAAGACCGGTCTCGACCCCCTGCTCATGAACTACCAGGAGCCGGGCGTGGTCTACGCCTACGGCTCGCCGATCGCCCTGACCCGCGATCCGGCCGCCCTCCGCGAGCGGCTGGACCGCCAGGGGGCCATGATCACCGCCGTCACGCCCGAGGAGCGGCCGATCTTCGCCGAGAAGTTCGGCGTGACCTTCACGACCATCGAGGACGTCGTCGGCTTCAACCCGGCGAAGGGGACGAGCCCCACGCTGCACCTCGTCGTCGTCCGGAAGGCCGGCTCGCCGCCCTCAACGGCGCTCGGGACGGCCGGCGAGCAGGCGCTCGTAAAGTGA
- a CDS encoding glycosyltransferase family 4 protein, protein MKIVHVITRLILGGAQENTLLTVEGLHHRYGDDVTLITGPAEGPEGDLFRRAEEQGLKVELTPNLIRAVRPATDWKAYRELRRSFRRLRPDVVHTHSSKAGIVGRAAAWKEGVPAVVHTIHGLPFGPFESTRRNALYIALERWAARRCHAIVSVCDAMTQQALAAGVGRPEQFSTVYSGMDADAFLHPRRSREDVRRELGLAPEHVAFATVARLFELKGHDDIIAVAPAILRADPNVRFVWIGDGILRDRLVAELEAKGIRDAFILTGLVAPDRIPELLAGVDAVIHPSLREGLARVLPQSLLVGRPAVSYDVDGAREVVTPETGVLLRPRDLDGLADAVLRLAADPALRERLGAEGRRRFADQFRHETMTAQLRSLYERLLAGRPERR, encoded by the coding sequence ATGAAGATCGTGCACGTCATCACCCGCCTGATCCTCGGCGGCGCCCAGGAGAACACGCTGCTGACCGTCGAGGGCCTGCACCACCGCTACGGCGACGACGTCACCCTGATCACCGGCCCAGCCGAGGGCCCCGAGGGCGACCTCTTCCGCCGCGCGGAGGAGCAGGGGCTGAAGGTCGAGCTGACCCCCAACCTGATCCGCGCCGTGCGGCCCGCGACCGACTGGAAGGCGTATCGCGAGCTGCGGCGGTCGTTCCGTCGCCTGAGGCCGGACGTCGTCCACACCCACAGCTCGAAGGCCGGGATCGTCGGCCGCGCCGCGGCGTGGAAGGAGGGCGTCCCGGCCGTCGTGCACACGATCCACGGCCTGCCGTTCGGGCCCTTCGAGTCGACCCGGCGCAACGCGCTCTACATCGCCCTGGAGCGTTGGGCGGCGAGGCGCTGCCACGCGATCGTCAGCGTCTGCGACGCCATGACGCAGCAGGCGCTCGCGGCGGGCGTGGGCCGGCCCGAGCAGTTCTCGACGGTTTACAGCGGCATGGACGCCGACGCCTTCCTGCACCCGCGCCGCTCTCGCGAGGACGTCCGCCGCGAGCTGGGGCTGGCCCCGGAGCACGTCGCCTTCGCGACGGTCGCCCGCCTGTTCGAGCTGAAGGGGCACGACGACATCATCGCGGTCGCCCCGGCGATCCTCCGCGCCGACCCGAACGTCCGGTTCGTCTGGATCGGCGACGGAATCCTCCGCGACCGGCTCGTCGCCGAGCTGGAGGCGAAGGGGATCCGCGACGCCTTCATCCTCACCGGCCTGGTCGCGCCCGATCGGATCCCCGAGCTGCTCGCGGGCGTCGACGCCGTGATCCACCCGAGCCTCCGCGAGGGCCTGGCGCGGGTGCTGCCGCAGTCGCTGCTCGTCGGCCGGCCCGCCGTCAGCTACGACGTCGACGGCGCGCGCGAGGTCGTCACGCCCGAGACCGGCGTGCTGCTCAGGCCCCGCGATCTGGACGGCCTGGCCGACGCGGTGCTCCGGCTCGCGGCCGACCCGGCGCTCCGCGAGCGGCTCGGTGCGGAGGGCCGGCGGCGGTTCGCCGACCAGTTCCGGCACGAGACGATGACGGCCCAGCTTCGCTCACTTTACGAGCGCCTGCTCGCCGGCCGTCCCGAGCGCCGTTGA
- the truA gene encoding tRNA pseudouridine(38-40) synthase TruA, translating to MRNIKLTIAYDGTDFHGWQRQPELRTVQSVLDEAIERLTGARPNTNASGRTDAGVHAMGQVVHFLSASRHGPEVYLKALNAMLPRDVRVLDAAEVPQAFHATLDARSKRYRYRIDNAPYASPFELRHAWHVFHRLDVDAMNRAAAALLGRHDFRSFETDWPNRLSSVRTIFDVEATREGDLVRVEVEADGFLYNMVRTIAGTLTLVGTGRRPEGWVGEVLRAEARVEAGPTAPARGLFLLRVNYDRTPEKAARP from the coding sequence TTGCGCAACATCAAGCTCACGATCGCCTACGACGGCACGGACTTCCACGGCTGGCAGCGCCAGCCCGAGCTGCGCACCGTGCAGTCCGTGCTGGACGAGGCGATCGAGCGGCTGACCGGCGCGCGGCCGAACACCAACGCCAGCGGCCGGACCGACGCCGGCGTGCACGCGATGGGGCAGGTCGTCCACTTCCTCTCCGCGTCCCGCCACGGCCCCGAGGTCTACCTGAAGGCGCTCAACGCGATGCTCCCCCGCGACGTCCGCGTGCTCGACGCCGCCGAGGTCCCCCAGGCCTTCCACGCCACGCTCGACGCGCGGTCGAAGCGCTACCGCTACCGGATCGACAACGCCCCGTACGCCAGCCCGTTCGAGCTGCGGCACGCCTGGCACGTCTTCCACCGGCTCGACGTCGACGCCATGAACCGGGCGGCGGCCGCGCTGCTGGGCCGGCACGACTTCCGCAGCTTCGAGACCGACTGGCCCAACCGCCTCAGCTCCGTCCGGACGATCTTCGACGTCGAGGCGACCCGCGAAGGCGACCTGGTCCGGGTCGAGGTCGAGGCCGACGGGTTCCTCTACAACATGGTCCGGACGATCGCCGGCACGCTCACGCTCGTCGGGACCGGCCGGCGTCCCGAGGGCTGGGTCGGCGAGGTCCTCCGCGCCGAGGCCCGCGTCGAGGCCGGCCCGACCGCCCCCGCGCGCGGGCTGTTTCTGCTCCGCGTCAATTACGACCGAACGCCCGAGAAGGCCGCGCGCCCATGA
- a CDS encoding aspartate-semialdehyde dehydrogenase, with amino-acid sequence MKNVAVVGASGAVGERMIRLLEERAFPVASIRFLASERSAGKTVTFRGETHTVRPIARDEFRGVDIVLSSTPAGVSREWSPIAAAAGAVVVDNSSAFRMDPDVPLVVPEVNPQDVARNKGIIANPNCSTIQMVVALKPLHDAFRIRRVVVSTYQSASGAGQQGIDEFEAQTRAWGRGEAMPAPAKFAHPIFNNCLPQIDVFLPNGYTKEEMKMVLETRKIMGDESIDVCPTCVRVPVAYSHSESILVETERPITAAEAIALWNTAPGLTVVDDPGAQQYPLAASAEGRDDVFVGRIRNDLTNPNALLFWCVSDNLRKGAATNAVQIAEELLKLEPARA; translated from the coding sequence GTGAAGAACGTAGCCGTCGTCGGTGCCAGCGGCGCCGTGGGCGAGAGGATGATCCGCCTCCTGGAGGAGCGGGCGTTCCCCGTCGCCTCGATCCGGTTCCTGGCCTCCGAGCGGAGCGCGGGCAAGACGGTGACGTTCCGGGGCGAGACGCACACGGTCCGGCCGATCGCGCGGGACGAGTTTCGGGGCGTCGACATCGTCCTCTCCAGCACCCCCGCCGGCGTCTCCCGCGAGTGGAGCCCGATCGCCGCGGCGGCCGGCGCCGTCGTCGTCGACAACTCGAGCGCCTTCCGGATGGACCCCGACGTCCCGCTCGTCGTCCCCGAGGTCAACCCCCAGGACGTCGCCCGCAACAAGGGGATCATCGCCAACCCGAACTGCTCGACGATCCAGATGGTCGTCGCGCTCAAGCCCCTGCACGACGCCTTCCGGATCCGCCGCGTGGTCGTCAGCACCTACCAGTCGGCCTCGGGCGCCGGCCAGCAGGGGATCGACGAGTTCGAGGCCCAGACCCGCGCCTGGGGCCGGGGCGAGGCCATGCCCGCGCCCGCCAAGTTCGCCCACCCGATCTTCAACAACTGCCTGCCCCAGATCGACGTCTTCCTCCCGAACGGCTACACGAAGGAGGAGATGAAGATGGTGCTGGAGACCCGGAAGATCATGGGCGACGAGTCCATCGACGTCTGCCCGACGTGCGTCCGGGTCCCCGTGGCCTACTCGCACAGCGAGTCGATCCTGGTCGAGACCGAGCGGCCGATCACCGCCGCCGAGGCGATCGCCCTCTGGAACACGGCCCCCGGCCTGACCGTCGTCGACGACCCCGGGGCGCAGCAGTACCCGCTGGCGGCGTCGGCCGAGGGCCGCGACGACGTCTTCGTCGGCCGGATCCGCAACGACCTGACGAACCCCAACGCCCTGCTGTTCTGGTGCGTCAGCGACAACCTCCGCAAGGGGGCCGCCACCAACGCCGTCCAGATCGCCGAGGAGCTGCTGAAGCTCGAACCCGCCCGGGCGTGA